The Paraburkholderia sp. ZP32-5 genome includes a window with the following:
- a CDS encoding polysaccharide deacetylase family protein gives MDSPAHRALPGHGRFHYSPIGNRPLYRWPNGSRLAVYIGFNIEHFAFGEGLGPTIGPVMPEPDVLNHAWREYGLRVGAWRCLDLFDELALPVAAIINTALYDHCPELVAAFAQRGDELVAHGHTNSDRQGTLTEAEERALIVACRERIAAQSAQQPAGWLSPWLSESRVTSDLVAEAGYQYTLNWCHDDQPTRLVTRGGQPLWAIPYPEEVNDIPMILARQMDAKSFADLVIDHFEEMLRQSEREPLVMGIALHAYLMGQPHRLYHLRRALEHLARARDEGRICITTPGSIASHMDLLGH, from the coding sequence ATGGATTCTCCCGCACATCGCGCACTGCCCGGCCACGGGCGCTTTCACTATTCACCGATCGGCAACCGCCCTCTTTATCGTTGGCCCAACGGTTCCCGTCTGGCGGTTTATATCGGCTTCAACATCGAGCACTTTGCTTTCGGTGAAGGATTAGGGCCGACTATCGGCCCCGTGATGCCCGAACCCGACGTGCTCAATCACGCGTGGCGCGAGTACGGCCTGCGGGTCGGCGCATGGCGCTGTCTCGATCTGTTCGACGAACTCGCGTTGCCGGTCGCGGCCATCATCAATACGGCGCTCTACGATCACTGCCCCGAACTGGTCGCCGCGTTCGCCCAGCGCGGCGACGAACTCGTCGCGCACGGTCACACGAATTCGGACCGGCAAGGCACGCTGACCGAGGCCGAGGAACGCGCGCTGATCGTCGCCTGTCGCGAGCGGATTGCCGCGCAAAGCGCGCAGCAGCCGGCGGGCTGGTTGTCGCCGTGGCTGTCGGAGAGCCGCGTCACCAGCGATCTGGTCGCCGAAGCGGGTTACCAGTACACGCTCAACTGGTGCCATGACGATCAGCCCACGCGTCTCGTGACGCGCGGCGGCCAACCGCTGTGGGCGATTCCGTATCCGGAAGAAGTCAACGATATCCCGATGATCCTCGCGCGCCAGATGGACGCGAAGTCGTTCGCCGATCTGGTGATCGACCACTTCGAGGAAATGCTGCGGCAATCCGAGCGCGAGCCGCTGGTGATGGGCATCGCATTGCATGCGTACCTGATGGGACAGCCACATCGTCTGTATCACCTGCGGCGGGCACTCGAACATCTTGCCCGTGCGCGCGACGAAGGCCGGATCTGCATCACGACGCCGGGTTCGATTGCAAGCCATATGGACCTGCTCGGTCATTAG
- a CDS encoding TMEM165/GDT1 family protein — translation MESFLVSASIVALAEIGDKTQLLSLVLAARYRKPVPIVFGVLVATLVNHSASGALGNWLASVIHPHVMNWAVVASFALMAVWILIPDKLDEAEAMNTKHSMGVFGTTVVTFFLAEMGDKTQIVAIALAARFHEFFGVVAGTTLGMMLANVPVIYLGHRFADRLPTKAVHIVAAIIFVVMGGLALRTALYPDAHPMF, via the coding sequence ATGGAATCGTTCCTCGTTTCGGCCAGCATCGTCGCTCTCGCGGAAATCGGCGACAAGACACAGCTACTTTCACTCGTACTCGCTGCACGCTACAGAAAGCCTGTTCCTATCGTGTTCGGCGTGCTGGTGGCGACGCTCGTCAATCATTCGGCTTCGGGCGCGCTGGGAAACTGGCTAGCAAGCGTGATCCATCCGCACGTGATGAACTGGGCCGTGGTGGCATCGTTCGCGCTGATGGCCGTCTGGATTCTGATACCCGACAAGCTCGACGAAGCGGAGGCAATGAACACGAAGCATTCGATGGGCGTATTCGGCACGACCGTGGTCACGTTTTTCCTCGCCGAAATGGGCGACAAAACGCAGATCGTGGCCATTGCACTGGCCGCGCGCTTCCACGAGTTTTTCGGGGTGGTTGCCGGCACGACGCTCGGCATGATGCTTGCGAACGTACCGGTTATCTACCTCGGTCATCGCTTCGCCGACCGTCTGCCGACGAAGGCCGTTCATATCGTCGCGGCAATCATATTCGTGGTGATGGGCGGTCTCGCATTGCGGACCGCGCTATACCCGGACGCGCACCCGATGTTCTGA
- a CDS encoding DUF4136 domain-containing protein, whose product MNINRWTRRIALLFAALTVLLSGCTTYVTTQVTAFSDWNGSDATRTYAFTRRPDQQNNLELSAYERIVANELAVHSFREVARDDARYLVELAYGIRSDIVTVAEPIYYNPWPGPYWGRPYDPWGPWGAFPATYVNQSYPVFTHLLGVRITERASGKEVYNVTARNFGGESSLVRAMPYLARSALADFPLGNGAVHTVRIPVGGGGMPVNEVSLPAAPAAASAPAAGSAAGQGAKAGE is encoded by the coding sequence ATGAACATCAATCGATGGACCCGCCGCATCGCGCTGCTGTTCGCCGCGCTGACGGTGCTGCTGTCCGGCTGTACGACCTACGTGACGACTCAGGTCACCGCGTTCTCGGACTGGAACGGCAGCGACGCGACCCGTACCTATGCGTTCACGCGGCGCCCGGATCAGCAGAACAATCTCGAACTGAGCGCATATGAGCGGATCGTCGCGAACGAACTCGCCGTGCATTCGTTTCGCGAAGTCGCGCGCGATGACGCGCGTTATCTGGTCGAGCTCGCGTATGGAATCCGCTCGGACATCGTGACCGTCGCGGAGCCGATCTACTACAACCCGTGGCCGGGTCCTTACTGGGGCCGCCCGTACGATCCATGGGGACCGTGGGGGGCCTTCCCGGCGACTTACGTGAACCAGAGCTATCCGGTGTTCACGCATCTGCTCGGCGTCCGGATTACCGAGCGCGCGAGCGGCAAGGAGGTCTACAACGTGACGGCGCGTAATTTCGGCGGCGAGTCGTCGCTGGTCAGGGCGATGCCGTATCTGGCGCGCAGCGCGCTGGCCGACTTCCCGCTCGGCAACGGCGCCGTGCATACGGTGAGAATTCCGGTCGGCGGCGGCGGGATGCCGGTGAATGAAGTCTCGCTGCCGGCCGCGCCCGCCGCGGCATCGGCGCCGGCGGCCGGGTCCGCGGCCGGGCAAGGGGCGAAGGCCGGAGAATAG
- a CDS encoding acetamidase/formamidase family protein, whose translation MELQRFTTESYAEADRLRAWNDALRQLGLRCGAPLATARHLHGTIRSRKSSNGFELIALAAFAQTIELKVDGADSLVVALHLDGGVTLVADGVRTRVATGDIVYASSRDETLLSFDSDFRAFVIRVPRAAINARLLTPFSLRAGRLPGDAGIGHVFSGFLRSIAESVETLSLDELRPVELALAEFLVASLVGYDKEGSFSGLTPSQAALFSRVCRTIEGSLADPELGLTSIAKEERVSPRYLQKLFEAVGQNFSTYLRSRRLERCRADLVNPLYEKLSIADICFRWGFNDPAYFSRAFREQYGASPRTFRHEAGLELARHLVRRISRGLPVNAGSLLVHAQLAGQAAAHEVADEASWAEPPSEPSEPHAHSAPPPRDAGKPRHHLLRATANTIHWGYFSHDLKPVLELNSGDTVTIETLTQHAADDWERMVQGDPGAESVFHWSATRKNVNRRGAGPMDASIYGRGAGEGFGVHICTGPIAVRGAEPGDVLEVRIVDIHPRRCANPKFAGRAFGSNAAAWWGFHYRELLTEPKPREVVTIYELDADATAGEAACARAVYNFRWTPQRDPFGVMHPTIDYPGVPVDHSTVVENHDILKNVRIPVRPHFGVITVAPQQDGLIDSIPPSAFGGNLDNWRVTRGASVFLPVGVPGALLSVGDPHASQGDSELCGTAIECSLTGDFQLILHKKETLAGQAFSDLTYPLVETADEWVLHGFSYPNYLAEFGTSAQSAVYEKSTLDLAMRDAFIKTRRFLMTTRGLSEDEAISLISVAVDFGVTQVVDGNWGVHAIIRKSLFTA comes from the coding sequence TTGGAGTTACAGCGTTTCACCACCGAGTCGTATGCCGAAGCCGATCGCCTGCGAGCATGGAACGACGCCCTCCGCCAGCTTGGACTGCGTTGCGGCGCGCCGCTCGCGACCGCGCGCCATTTGCACGGCACCATCAGGTCGCGCAAGTCGAGCAACGGTTTCGAGCTGATCGCGCTAGCCGCGTTCGCGCAAACCATCGAACTCAAGGTCGACGGCGCCGACAGCCTCGTGGTCGCGCTGCATCTCGACGGCGGCGTCACGCTCGTCGCCGATGGGGTACGCACACGGGTTGCCACCGGCGATATCGTGTATGCGTCGTCGCGCGACGAAACACTGCTGTCGTTCGACTCCGACTTCCGCGCGTTCGTGATCCGGGTGCCGCGCGCCGCCATCAACGCACGCCTGCTGACGCCGTTCTCGCTGCGCGCCGGCCGTTTGCCGGGAGACGCCGGCATCGGTCATGTGTTCTCCGGCTTTCTGCGCTCGATTGCCGAAAGCGTCGAGACGTTGTCGCTCGACGAGTTGCGTCCCGTCGAACTTGCACTGGCGGAGTTTCTGGTCGCGAGCCTCGTCGGTTACGACAAGGAAGGCAGCTTCAGCGGACTCACACCCTCTCAGGCCGCGCTGTTTTCTCGCGTGTGCCGAACCATCGAAGGCAGTCTCGCCGATCCCGAGCTTGGACTGACGTCGATAGCGAAAGAAGAGCGCGTGTCGCCGCGCTATCTGCAGAAGCTGTTTGAAGCGGTCGGACAGAATTTCTCGACCTATCTGCGCTCGCGCAGACTTGAGCGCTGTCGCGCGGATCTGGTCAATCCGCTGTATGAAAAGCTGTCGATAGCCGATATCTGCTTCCGTTGGGGTTTCAACGATCCCGCGTATTTCAGCCGCGCGTTTCGCGAGCAATATGGCGCGTCGCCGCGCACATTCCGGCATGAAGCCGGTCTCGAACTGGCTCGCCATCTGGTACGGCGCATCTCGCGCGGCCTGCCGGTCAATGCCGGCAGCCTGCTCGTGCATGCACAGCTCGCCGGGCAGGCCGCGGCTCACGAAGTCGCGGACGAGGCCAGTTGGGCGGAACCGCCCTCCGAGCCTTCCGAGCCTCATGCGCATTCAGCGCCGCCGCCGCGCGATGCCGGCAAGCCGCGCCATCATCTGCTGCGCGCGACGGCCAACACGATTCACTGGGGTTACTTCAGTCACGATCTGAAGCCCGTGCTGGAACTGAACAGCGGCGACACGGTGACGATCGAAACGCTGACGCAACACGCGGCGGACGACTGGGAGCGCATGGTGCAAGGCGACCCCGGCGCCGAAAGCGTGTTTCACTGGAGCGCCACACGCAAGAACGTCAACCGCCGGGGCGCGGGGCCGATGGACGCGTCCATCTATGGGCGCGGCGCGGGAGAAGGCTTCGGCGTGCATATCTGCACCGGCCCGATTGCCGTGCGCGGCGCCGAGCCCGGCGATGTACTCGAAGTGCGCATCGTCGACATTCATCCGCGCCGTTGCGCCAATCCGAAATTCGCCGGCCGCGCGTTCGGCAGCAATGCCGCTGCCTGGTGGGGCTTCCACTATCGCGAGTTGCTGACCGAGCCGAAACCGCGCGAAGTCGTCACCATCTATGAACTCGACGCCGACGCCACCGCGGGAGAAGCCGCCTGCGCGCGCGCCGTCTATAACTTCCGCTGGACACCCCAACGCGATCCGTTCGGCGTGATGCATCCGACCATCGACTATCCGGGCGTACCGGTCGATCATTCGACGGTCGTCGAGAATCACGACATCCTCAAGAATGTCCGCATCCCGGTGCGTCCGCACTTCGGCGTGATCACCGTTGCGCCACAGCAGGATGGTCTGATCGATTCGATTCCACCGTCCGCGTTCGGCGGCAATCTCGACAACTGGCGCGTCACGCGCGGCGCGAGCGTGTTCCTGCCCGTTGGCGTGCCCGGCGCGCTGCTCTCCGTCGGCGATCCGCACGCCTCGCAAGGCGACTCCGAGCTGTGCGGCACCGCGATCGAATGCTCGCTCACCGGCGACTTCCAGTTGATCCTTCACAAGAAGGAAACGCTCGCTGGACAGGCATTTTCGGACCTCACCTATCCGCTGGTCGAAACCGCCGACGAATGGGTTCTGCACGGCTTCAGCTATCCGAACTATCTGGCGGAGTTCGGCACGAGCGCGCAAAGCGCGGTGTACGAAAAATCCACGCTCGATCTCGCGATGCGCGACGCGTTCATCAAGACACGTCGCTTCCTGATGACGACCCGGGGCCTTTCCGAAGACGAGGCGATCTCGCTGATCTCGGTCGCGGTCGACTTCGGCGTGACGCAGGTGGTGGACGGCAACTGGGGCGTGCACGCGATCATCCGCAAATCGCTTTTCACCGCATGA
- a CDS encoding alpha/beta fold hydrolase: MTDFETFHLGRVMLQSGATLPDMQLAYKTYGRLNAARDNAIVYPTFYSGSHADNEWLIGEHMGLDPREYFIIVPNMFGNGVSSSPTNNPPPYDRGRFPHVTLYDNVAMQYRLVTEKFGIESLKLVTGWSMGAMQAFHWAAMYPDRVERILPFCGAARCSRHNFVFIEGVKAPLLLDPEFKDGFYDDGTPPTRGMRAAARVFAGWGFSQTFLRQRLDMEAMGYGSLEDFMTQFWEGDFLKKDANNILSMMWSWQHGDISANPLYDGDFDRALGSITAKAIVMPGRTDLYFPPEDSEYEVSKMPNAQLRPIESVWGHFAGGPAANPVDVEFIDRAVREILAA; the protein is encoded by the coding sequence ATGACCGACTTCGAAACCTTTCATCTTGGCCGCGTCATGCTGCAGTCCGGCGCGACACTACCCGACATGCAGCTCGCCTACAAGACGTACGGCCGGCTGAACGCGGCGCGCGACAACGCGATTGTCTACCCGACGTTTTACAGCGGCAGCCATGCCGACAACGAGTGGCTAATCGGCGAGCACATGGGGCTTGATCCGCGAGAGTATTTCATCATCGTGCCGAACATGTTCGGTAACGGCGTGTCGAGTTCGCCAACCAACAACCCGCCGCCTTATGATCGTGGCCGCTTTCCACACGTGACGCTCTACGACAACGTTGCGATGCAGTATCGCCTCGTGACAGAGAAGTTCGGCATCGAGTCGCTCAAGCTGGTCACCGGCTGGTCGATGGGTGCGATGCAGGCGTTTCATTGGGCCGCGATGTATCCGGACAGGGTCGAACGCATTCTGCCGTTCTGTGGGGCGGCGCGGTGCTCGCGGCACAATTTCGTGTTTATCGAGGGCGTCAAAGCGCCTTTGCTGTTGGACCCGGAATTCAAGGACGGCTTCTACGACGACGGCACACCGCCGACGCGTGGAATGCGCGCCGCCGCCCGCGTGTTCGCCGGCTGGGGATTTTCGCAGACGTTTTTGCGCCAGCGGCTCGATATGGAGGCGATGGGATATGGCTCTCTCGAAGACTTTATGACCCAGTTCTGGGAGGGCGACTTCCTGAAGAAGGACGCGAATAATATTCTGTCGATGATGTGGAGCTGGCAGCACGGCGATATTTCGGCGAATCCCCTGTATGACGGAGATTTCGATCGGGCGCTGGGCAGTATCACCGCGAAGGCTATCGTGATGCCCGGACGTACGGATCTGTACTTTCCGCCGGAAGACAGCGAATACGAGGTCTCGAAGATGCCCAATGCGCAGTTGCGGCCTATCGAGTCGGTTTGGGGGCATTTCGCGGGTGGCCCGGCGGCCAATCCCGTCGATGTCGAATTCATCGATCGCGCGGTGAGGGAGATTCTGGCCGCGTAG
- a CDS encoding amino acid ABC transporter permease/ATP-binding protein, which yields MNHGSEMKFSHFRSRFKSRSKYKAGSALGMVAMLAWQPAMAAGLTGAQVLDGFRELATYAGSPFLLGGAWVAVRITLIAMSIGLALGLGLALMRLSRFKALSSAAWTYIWFVRGTPQLLQLVFIFDALPLVGLRFDEFTTAVIGFALNEAAFSAEQFRAGILSVNRSQSTAAAALGMGPLLTLRRIILPQSMRAVIPGLANDTIGMLKLTSIASVIFVNELTFRSQQIVGQNFKFFTVFGAAAVIYLLLTSGISLLQVWLERLFDHEREHKLRFSWFGLRAATSVAKPTAAPDVAPLTAGEPAANDHAWIGTLLPAESRTPQHRGEPFVACRNVWKSYGKREILRGVDLSIAHGEVVVILGPSGSGKSTLLKLINHLEPLDWGTIKVDSRYVGYREVPGGGGTVRPLHNLARARAEARVGMVFQHFNLFSHLSALENIVEAQRQVYDVPRVEAEALGRDLLKSVGLAAHADFLPHRLSGGQQQRVAIARALAIKPKLMLFDEPTSALDPELVGEVLGVMRGLADAGMTMIVVTHEIRFARDVADRVVFMDGGEVIEQGTPQQVIDNPTHERTRKFLNVVTS from the coding sequence ATGAACCATGGGTCGGAAATGAAGTTCTCGCACTTCAGATCGCGTTTTAAATCGCGTTCTAAATACAAGGCCGGCAGCGCGCTCGGCATGGTTGCGATGCTCGCATGGCAACCGGCCATGGCGGCCGGCCTCACCGGCGCTCAGGTGCTCGACGGTTTCAGGGAACTGGCCACTTATGCCGGCTCGCCGTTCCTGCTCGGCGGTGCGTGGGTCGCGGTGAGGATCACGCTGATCGCGATGTCGATCGGGCTTGCGCTCGGGCTCGGTCTTGCGCTGATGCGGCTATCGCGATTCAAGGCGTTGAGCTCGGCGGCATGGACTTATATCTGGTTCGTGCGCGGCACACCGCAGCTGCTGCAGCTCGTGTTCATCTTCGATGCGTTGCCGCTGGTCGGGTTGCGCTTCGATGAATTCACGACCGCGGTGATCGGCTTTGCGTTGAACGAGGCGGCATTCAGCGCCGAACAGTTTCGTGCCGGGATCCTGTCGGTGAACCGCTCGCAATCGACCGCCGCCGCGGCGCTCGGCATGGGGCCGCTGCTCACGTTGCGCCGCATTATCCTGCCGCAATCGATGCGCGCGGTCATCCCGGGGCTCGCCAACGACACCATCGGCATGTTGAAGCTGACGTCGATCGCGTCGGTGATCTTCGTCAACGAACTCACGTTTCGCTCGCAACAGATCGTCGGCCAGAACTTCAAGTTCTTTACGGTGTTCGGCGCGGCGGCAGTGATTTACCTGCTGCTGACGAGCGGGATTTCATTGCTCCAGGTGTGGCTCGAACGCCTGTTCGATCACGAGCGCGAACACAAGCTCAGGTTCTCGTGGTTCGGACTGCGCGCCGCGACGTCCGTCGCGAAGCCGACCGCGGCGCCGGATGTCGCGCCGCTCACCGCCGGCGAGCCAGCCGCGAACGATCACGCGTGGATCGGCACGTTGCTGCCGGCCGAAAGCCGCACGCCCCAGCATCGCGGCGAACCGTTCGTCGCATGCAGAAACGTCTGGAAATCGTATGGCAAGCGCGAGATTCTGCGCGGCGTCGACCTGTCGATCGCGCACGGCGAAGTGGTCGTCATCCTCGGTCCGAGCGGTTCCGGGAAAAGCACGCTGCTCAAGCTCATCAACCATCTCGAACCGCTGGACTGGGGCACGATCAAGGTCGATTCCCGCTACGTGGGTTACCGGGAAGTGCCAGGCGGCGGCGGCACGGTACGGCCGTTGCACAACCTCGCGCGGGCACGCGCCGAAGCACGCGTGGGCATGGTGTTCCAGCATTTCAATCTGTTCAGCCATCTGAGTGCGCTCGAGAACATCGTCGAGGCACAGCGGCAGGTCTACGACGTGCCGCGCGTCGAAGCAGAGGCGCTCGGCCGGGATCTGCTGAAAAGCGTGGGCCTCGCCGCGCATGCGGATTTTCTGCCGCACCGGTTATCGGGCGGACAGCAGCAGCGGGTAGCGATCGCGCGCGCACTCGCGATCAAGCCCAAGTTGATGCTGTTCGACGAACCGACGTCGGCGCTCGATCCGGAACTCGTCGGCGAAGTGCTTGGCGTGATGCGCGGGCTGGCGGACGCGGGCATGACGATGATCGTGGTCACGCATGAAATCCGTTTCGCGCGCGATGTCGCCGACCGTGTCGTCTTCATGGACGGCGGCGAAGTGATCGAGCAAGGCACACCGCAGCAAGTGATCGACAACCCGACTCACGAGCGCACCCGAAAATTCCTTAACGTCGTTACCAGTTGA
- a CDS encoding ABC transporter substrate-binding protein, with the protein MSKAIKLLLCALTGLLVAQGASAQSCEPSKVAQKYPSLAGKTIKIGVDPESPPYAFRDSKDFNKIIGADADMARAVFDCAGVKTEFFTAGWPGLLPALRAGQIDVMWDLLYYTPERAKETSFVTYMQAGTGGLVAAGNPKKIDDMSKLCGTTVTAGIGTVELTMAQTQAAKCKADGKPDVTIMTSADIASGARLVASHRADVMMYDLALVDGLAKQNPQLYMRGFMVTSGMKIGVGVKKGNADMIAAVSDGLKIMQANQTQKKTFQKYGVDPSLETPTTLLTQ; encoded by the coding sequence ATGTCAAAGGCAATCAAGCTGCTGTTATGCGCCCTCACGGGTCTGCTCGTCGCACAAGGCGCGTCGGCGCAATCGTGCGAACCGTCGAAGGTCGCGCAGAAATATCCGTCGCTGGCCGGCAAGACCATCAAGATCGGCGTGGACCCCGAATCGCCGCCGTATGCGTTTCGCGACAGCAAGGACTTCAACAAAATCATCGGCGCCGATGCCGACATGGCCCGCGCGGTGTTCGACTGCGCCGGCGTGAAGACGGAATTCTTCACCGCCGGCTGGCCGGGGCTGCTGCCCGCGCTGCGCGCCGGGCAGATCGATGTGATGTGGGACTTGCTGTACTACACACCGGAACGCGCGAAGGAAACCAGCTTCGTCACGTATATGCAGGCCGGCACCGGCGGTCTGGTGGCGGCGGGCAATCCGAAGAAGATCGACGACATGTCCAAACTCTGCGGCACCACGGTCACCGCGGGTATCGGCACGGTCGAGCTGACGATGGCGCAGACCCAGGCGGCGAAGTGCAAAGCCGACGGCAAGCCTGACGTCACGATCATGACGTCCGCCGATATCGCGTCAGGGGCGCGCCTCGTCGCCAGCCATCGCGCCGACGTGATGATGTACGACCTGGCGCTCGTCGACGGTCTGGCGAAACAGAACCCGCAGCTCTACATGCGCGGCTTCATGGTGACGAGCGGCATGAAGATCGGCGTGGGCGTGAAGAAAGGCAACGCCGACATGATTGCCGCCGTCTCCGACGGGCTCAAGATCATGCAGGCCAATCAGACGCAGAAGAAGACTTTCCAGAAGTACGGCGTGGATCCGTCGCTGGAAACCCCGACCACGCTGCTTACTCAATAA